One Aegilops tauschii subsp. strangulata cultivar AL8/78 chromosome 7, Aet v6.0, whole genome shotgun sequence genomic window carries:
- the LOC141027330 gene encoding UDP-glycosyltransferase 72B1-like, which yields MSHCRWNSTLESVAAGVPMVVWPLSAEQRLNAVMLSSGRVCLALWERPPLGKDGVFVLREKVAALVRELMEGEKGAAARKKVGHLRDEAEIASAPGGPQDRALVVVAGMVSLHRKSHDE from the coding sequence ATGTCTCACTGCAGATGGAACTCCACGCTGGAGAGCGTGGCTGCGGGCGTGCCGATGGTGGTGTGGCCGCTGTCCGCCGAGCAGAGGTTGAACGCGGTGATGCTGTCGTCGGGGCGGGTGTGCCTGGCGTTGTGGGAGAGGCCTCCCCTCGGTAAGGACGGAGTGTTTGTCCTGCGGGAGAAGGTGGCGGCGTTGGTCAGAGAGCTTATGGAAGGGGAGAAGGGCGCCGCGGCACGGAAAAAGGTTGGTCACCTCCGGGATGAGGCCGAGATTGCTTCGGCACCAGGTGGGCCACAGGATCGAGCTCTCGTGGTAGTGGCTGGCATGGTTTCCTTGCATCGGAAGAGCCACGATGAGTAA